In Deltaproteobacteria bacterium, the genomic stretch GCTCGCGGGCGCGGCCTGGGTCGTTGGGGTCTTGGTGCTGCTCGGTGTCGTCTCGGACATGCTCGCTTCTCCCGCCATCATCTCACTGGTGATGGCCACGCGCGAAGCAACCGGCGACAACCGGCGCCCACGCGCACGAAATCCCTGCTCGCCGTGGCTGTTGCGCCACCCTGGGCCGCGCACGCGCGCGGCGCTCGAGCCCTCATCGGCCGCCTCATGTCGAGGGGGCCGCCTGATCGTTGCCCCGCACGCCGACCTGCACCGCCGTCTGCACGATCGACAGCAGGATGTTGGCGAAGATGTACACCGCCAGACCCGATGGCAGGAACAACATGAACAGCGTGAACATCACCGGCATCATCCAGCGCATCAGCTTGGCCTGCGCGGGATCCATGGTGTTCGGCATCATGCGGTTCTGCACCACCATCAGCACGCCGAGCGCGAGCGGCAGGATGAAGTAGGGATCCTGCTTGGTGAGGTCGGGCAGCCAGAGGAAGGTCTGGTGCACCAGCTCGACCGCCGCCGACAGCATCGAATACAGCGCGAACCAGATCGGCAGCTGCACCAGCGTCGGCAGGCAGCCCGCCAGCGGGTTCACGCCGGAGCGGGCGAACAGCGCCTGCATCTCCTGGCCCTGCTTGACGCGGTCGTCCTCGTACTTCTTCTTGATCTTCGCGATCTCGGGCTGGATCTCGCGCATGCGCTTCATCGAGCTCATCTGCTTGAGCGTCAGCGGCAGCGTCGCCAGCTTCACGCAGACCGTGAGCAGCACGATCGCGATGCCCCAGCTGTGGGTGAGGTCGTAGAACCACCGCAGCATGCCCAGCAGCAGGCGCCCGAGTGCCTCGGACAGTCCGCCGAACAGACCCCAGTTGATCGACTCCTTGAGCTCGAGGTTCGACACCGAGACCGCATCGAAGGCCTGCAGCTGCTCGAGCTCCTTGGGGCCGATGAACAGGCCGAACTCGTGGGTCTGGCTCTCGCCCGCGTTGAGCGTGACGACCCCGGTCGACAGTCGGTTCTCGACGAAGCCGCCCTCACCCGCTCGGATCTCGCAGTCGCTCGCAGCTTGCGTCGGCACCACGAACAGCCCGAAGTACTTGTTGTCGACGCCGCCCCACTGCACCGGACCGGCGTAGCTGACCGGGCCGTCCTCGACGTCGCCTGCGTCCTCGTCCTCGAAGTCCTCGCTGGTCTGGCACAGACCGCGGCTGACGTCGTACTGGCTGTCGCTGCCGCCGACCCGCGTCGACACGTGCAGGCGATGGTCCTGCGCCGCGTTGCTGCGGTTGGTGACGGTCACGGTGAGCTTGGCTTGGTAGCCGCCGAGCTGCTCGAAGCGCTCGGTGACCTCGACGTCGCTGCCGCGGTAGCCGAACGTCACGAAGCTCGGGCCCTCCTCGCGGAGCTCGTAGCTGGCGTTCTTCGGGATCTTCACGTCGCTGGCCGCGTCGGCGAAGCTGACCTCGAGCGTCGGCGCGCCGCCGAGCTTGAGGCTGTCGGTCGCGGTCAGCTCGCCCTGGAACTGCTTCGAGAGCAGCTCGATCCCGCCGAGGATGCCGCCGCGCGCCGGTGAGCGGTTGCTCAGGCGCAGTGCGCTGACGTCGTTGCGGAGCTCGCGATCGACTGCGGCGATGTCGGTGCGCACCGGCTCGTCGTCCGCTTCGTCGACCGCCTTGGCGTCGGTCTTCGCGTCGGTCTTGCCCTCGGGCTTGGTGTCGGTCTTACCGTCGGCCTTGCCCTCGAGCGCCGCGATCTCCTCGGGCGTGCGCTCCGGCTTGGGGTTGAGCCAGTCGAACGCGACGAAGATGATCGCGCACAGCGCCAGGGCAATGAGCGCGCGTTGTTGGAAGCTCATGGGCGGATGCTTTCGGCGTCGGGCGTCGGAGCCCCGAGGCAGCGATGCGAAACGACCGGCGGCACCGGATCGAACCCACCGCGATGGAAGGGATGGCAGCGACCCAGTCGTCGCAGGGTCAGCCACGAACCGCGACCCAGGCCGTGCTGTTGCAGGGCCTCACAGGCGTAGTGCGAGCAGCTCGGCGTGAAGCGGCAGCGGGGCCCGAGCCACGGCGAGACCACGCCTTGGTACACCCGCAGCAACGCGATCGCGGCGCGCGTCAACCCGCGGTGGATCGCCGTCCACCAGCTCATGCGTGCGCTCCCCGAGG encodes the following:
- the yidC gene encoding membrane protein insertase YidC; protein product: MSFQQRALIALALCAIIFVAFDWLNPKPERTPEEIAALEGKADGKTDTKPEGKTDAKTDAKAVDEADDEPVRTDIAAVDRELRNDVSALRLSNRSPARGGILGGIELLSKQFQGELTATDSLKLGGAPTLEVSFADAASDVKIPKNASYELREEGPSFVTFGYRGSDVEVTERFEQLGGYQAKLTVTVTNRSNAAQDHRLHVSTRVGGSDSQYDVSRGLCQTSEDFEDEDAGDVEDGPVSYAGPVQWGGVDNKYFGLFVVPTQAASDCEIRAGEGGFVENRLSTGVVTLNAGESQTHEFGLFIGPKELEQLQAFDAVSVSNLELKESINWGLFGGLSEALGRLLLGMLRWFYDLTHSWGIAIVLLTVCVKLATLPLTLKQMSSMKRMREIQPEIAKIKKKYEDDRVKQGQEMQALFARSGVNPLAGCLPTLVQLPIWFALYSMLSAAVELVHQTFLWLPDLTKQDPYFILPLALGVLMVVQNRMMPNTMDPAQAKLMRWMMPVMFTLFMLFLPSGLAVYIFANILLSIVQTAVQVGVRGNDQAAPST
- the yidD gene encoding membrane protein insertion efficiency factor YidD, translating into MSWWTAIHRGLTRAAIALLRVYQGVVSPWLGPRCRFTPSCSHYACEALQQHGLGRGSWLTLRRLGRCHPFHRGGFDPVPPVVSHRCLGAPTPDAESIRP